CCTATAAAGGCAAAAATGTaagctttgacctttttggttataactcaagaacaatacGTCCTAGATACGTCCAACTATACATtgtctgaatccttgtgactaggggaatacattggaatggtttttatcacaatttgagcaagtttaaaattgtgaccctatgcaaagtttgatgacctttgcccccccccccccttggggtCAGTTTATATtcttgggaacatcctgattatgttttggggtcatctcaggaacctaaaaaattggtttggtttggtcctgtgggggtgcacagaaagtggtcctagcagATTACTGATAGTGTTCTAAAAATAATAGCaattgactttgttttaaattacTATATTATCAAGGGATAAGACGGCCCTTCTATTATAGACTTATTATCAGTTAAATTGACGAATCTCGGCTTTCCGCCTTTGATTATAAATGTTatcattatattttgtttcttcaaACCCAAGTTTCCATCACATTAACAACAAAATGGACATCAGATGGTTTATCTGTAACTCCTGAAGTCCAACAATTTGATGACTTAAACGAGGTGAACATTATCTATTCGTACAATACCAACACATCCGGGAAACGACAAGAAAGTAACACAGACCAAGCTGACATCGAAAATAAAAAAGGACGTACACCACTTTTAGGAGGCGACAAAACTGATGCTGACGTCGAAAACCAAAATGGTAGATCGATCCCACTTCAGATAACCAAACCTTACTCACAACGTCCACACACCTTAGAAGGAATTGACAACACATGGCAAGGCATCCTTACAGCTACAGCATCAGATGGAAGGTACAACACACAATGTCAGATTCCTGTTGAACGAGGTATGTCTTTATTTGATTATAATATAAAACTAGCAACTTCTTTACCAAATACATTATCTGAATGACCTAATTCATCCATGGTGTCGGAGAAAAAAGATCAAAAAAGTAGTTATCGTGATAAAAAGGTCTGAAGGGTTAATCTTGCGCAAAGGACCATTCGGATCAGAAGCAATGAAAAATTCAATTTATATATTACTGAAGACCAAGGTCCTTTTGTATTTCCTCGTTAATACTTTGAACAGAAGTCTTATGAAAAATTagggaataaaggtattggttttagccattggagtgcatctatcgtctcataacacgagcaacatcattattttaagtaaaacaacgaggcgaagccgagttgttatACGCCAAAAATAacatgtcgcccgtgttatatgagacgaaagatgcacgacagcgactaaaaacaatacctttattctcattcttaaacacttcaattcaaatagctgactgaggtcaatcaagttcccgtatgtacagctttACGGCtacatacgtgtagccaatcagaaacggcgttataagtggccatcggcagactgtttgtgtggagggagcgtaaccaaactggctgcgaaggAGACTAATACAGTTCACGACTAGTACTGTTATAATAAtacaattaataataattaataataataataataataataataataataataataataataataataaaaatgatagtacactaataatataataataataattttaatatcatGATATTTTTGATGAAACAGAGTTTGACGTGGACAGATTTAAAAAGGATTTGAGTGTATCATATATGGACAGATTTGAAGATCTTGTGCTATTTCCATGGCGTGAACGATTCCAGAAAGCAAAGAATATGAATGATATCTATGTGCAGCAAGATTTAGAGATGTCGGCAAGTTCAGAGGAGGCTACACGTGGAAGGACAAATAAGCGTCGTTCTGTTCGAATAAGAAAGGAAGAACTATTTCTTCTAAAACACGGACATGTCGGAACAGCAACACGCATAGTTCTAAAAGGTCTAGTCGGTATTGGTAAAAGTAGTCTACTCTGTAAGCTTGTATATGATTGGGCTACTGACAGTAACTctcttttaaataagtttcagctaGTCTTTTTGTTAAGAATGACACATATGGGTGACAATAAGGAATTGGTTGAGGCAATACGTGAACAAATCATTGCACTTGCTGATGAAGCATACATAGGTAGTTTAGGCCTATCGAATTACTTAAAACAAAACCAGGAGAAAATTCTCATCTTGATGGATGGGTGGGATGAGACAAGCATTGCAAATATTGCATCAAATAGGTCATATGAGGGTACAATGACGATAGAACAAATACTTGCTTGTCGACAGTTACCTGAGACTTGTGTAATAGTTTCGACACGACCTCACAAACCTCTAGGTACTATACAGTCCCGTTATGTGTCAATACATGTCAGAGGATTCTCGGGTGACAATAGGGAAAAGTACATTCGGTCATTTTTTTCTAGCGAGAAAGATTTAGATATTGGTGGGTATGAGGCATTTGAAAAATTCATTACTGAGCTTCAAAGGTCACCAGTACTTCTAGCTTTATCTAGAATACCCCTCATTTTGACTCTACTTTGCACAGTGTGGATACCGAATCAACATTTCTCCAACACATTGTATGATTTGTATCAAACATTCGTAGACACAATAGTGGAAAGATACAATCACGCATGTCAGGGAGACGAAACTAGAAAGCAGCTTGAAGAGTCGGAGGCCTTTCAGCTAAACTTAGGAGAAGTAGCACTAGAAGGACTCCTTTCAAACACAAATATTCAGAATGATATCGTTGAGTTCTCGGAAGATAAGTTTGGTGCCCCGATGTGTAGCTTGGGTTTGGGTGTAGGTCTTCTAAGAAAAGAATGGAGGTTGATCACATCTGAAAAGAAAGTGATCTGTTTCTTGCACGAATCTTTTCAAGGATTTTTCGCAGGCAAGTACTTGGCCAAGTTGTTAGACAGTAAGCCAACAGAAAATGTGGATGAAAATGAATTTTGCACCAAATTGAAAGAAATCAAAACCTGGGATCTTGTTCTTCAAAAATTGGAAGTCCTTAAATTTTGTTGCGGTGCTTCTCAATCAGCTGCCACAACTGTCATTGATCACGTGATTCGTATTTTTAGTAGCGAATACAGGACCCACAATGCAGAGCCTGAAATAGAGTGTGGGGTTGACCATGCACACGATCACATGAAGTCCGAGATTTCAGTTGGTGCAGAGGGTGGTAAGCAGCCCGATTGTTTGCCTATACTCACTCTGTTACAAGAGAGCAAATTGGAAGATGATTCCGTATTCACGGACTCCATATTCTCAGATATGGACGCATTATCTGTTGTCATCGACTGTGATGACCCTCAGTCACTTCCACTATTCAAGTCGTTCACTGAATCAAAGATAGGTAAAGAAACAAGTGAACGAATCAGATCAATCTCTCTAGATATGATTAAGCTGGAGGTAGATGCACAAGATACAAAATTAACACGAGGTATACTGAGCCGTGTTCCAAATGTAGAGCATTTGAAGATTGTACCTAACCACAATGTAGAGTACAGCATTGAGCCGTTAACTCGTGCCTTACAGGATTGCAAGCAATTACAATCGTTGAGTTTTGCTGAGGCACACTTAAACAATCGTCATATTAAGACACTCAGCACATTGTTTTCATTCACAACCAAACTGAGGGTGTTAGATTTGGAGAGAAATTCGATAGGGATGAGTATTAAGTCATTAACTTATCACCTGCAGCATTGCCACCAATTATCAGTATTAGGTTTAGAGAGTACAGAGTTGGAAGACGCAGGTGTCACTACATTGGCAAACACCTTCAAGCATTGGCCAGAGTTGACAGAGCTCTTTCTTGGTGGTAATGATGTAGGAAATACAGGCTTGGATGCTGTC
Above is a genomic segment from Amphiura filiformis chromosome 17, Afil_fr2py, whole genome shotgun sequence containing:
- the LOC140137083 gene encoding NLR family CARD domain-containing protein 4-like, coding for MRWCLSSFVSNHLKQRRCWRCLRFLRCIGALLHPISITLTTKWTSDGLSVTPEVQQFDDLNEVNIIYSYNTNTSGKRQESNTDQADIENKKGRTPLLGGDKTDADVENQNGRSIPLQITKPYSQRPHTLEGIDNTWQGILTATASDGRYNTQCQIPVEREFDVDRFKKDLSVSYMDRFEDLVLFPWRERFQKAKNMNDIYVQQDLEMSASSEEATRGRTNKRRSVRIRKEELFLLKHGHVGTATRIVLKGLVGIGKSSLLCKLVYDWATDSNSLLNKFQLVFLLRMTHMGDNKELVEAIREQIIALADEAYIGSLGLSNYLKQNQEKILILMDGWDETSIANIASNRSYEGTMTIEQILACRQLPETCVIVSTRPHKPLGTIQSRYVSIHVRGFSGDNREKYIRSFFSSEKDLDIGGYEAFEKFITELQRSPVLLALSRIPLILTLLCTVWIPNQHFSNTLYDLYQTFVDTIVERYNHACQGDETRKQLEESEAFQLNLGEVALEGLLSNTNIQNDIVEFSEDKFGAPMCSLGLGVGLLRKEWRLITSEKKVICFLHESFQGFFAGKYLAKLLDSKPTENVDENEFCTKLKEIKTWDLVLQKLEVLKFCCGASQSAATTVIDHVIRIFSSEYRTHNAEPEIECGVDHAHDHMKSEISVGAEGGKQPDCLPILTLLQESKLEDDSVFTDSIFSDMDALSVVIDCDDPQSLPLFKSFTESKIGKETSERIRSISLDMIKLEVDAQDTKLTRGILSRVPNVEHLKIVPNHNVEYSIEPLTRALQDCKQLQSLSFAEAHLNNRHIKTLSTLFSFTTKLRVLDLERNSIGMSIKSLTYHLQHCHQLSVLGLESTELEDAGVTTLANTFKHWPELTELFLGGNDVGNTGLDAVLSNIHQLPKLTRLEIQFTTIDSQCSPLVKKCLHAIGEKTNADGKTDIYWGCIRWNENPIDLTKLRCISIAASTGTLLKRSTRF